In the genome of Pecten maximus unplaced genomic scaffold, xPecMax1.1, whole genome shotgun sequence, the window AAAAAATctaatacaaaaatgtacatttgtacatgtgtgattTTTGAGTTTATAATTTTTGACCAATGAATTCAACTGATTTGTTACCATTTTAAACATTCATTGGGATATCATAAATAATCTTTATGTTAAAAGGTCGCTGCacttgtacatatattgtaaaaatgtaTTAGACGAGACTTTTACATATTCACAGGAATCTGGTGTTGGCATTCAGACTGAACCGATGTTGACTGTTAACACGGGAACACAGACAGAATGGTTCGACTCTGGGGATCACAGATATTCAGCTGATATGTGTGGGGGAGTTAGTACCAATATTCAAGCTTTAGATGATGAAGTGAACATTCTTAAGGCAAAACTTGAGGAAAGTAACCTTGTTATAGAACAATTAAGTATACAACTGAGTGAATTTGAGATCAACCAGTTTTCATATGAAAAAATCAAGGAAGACTCCAAAGCTATGCAGTTTTATACTGGATTTCAGAACAAGGGAATATTTGAATCTGTTTTCCTTTATCTTGAAAAAAAGGCAGAAAAATTACAGTATTGGAGAGGTCAAAGTGAGGTTTCTGAAACAAAACTGTACCAGTCCAAAGGCAGTAAACCTGGACAGAAAAGAAAGCTGAGTTTGAAAGAAgaatttttcattgttttattacgTCTGAAAGTTGGACTGTTTGTGCGGGATATTTCTGAACGTTTTAACATTTCACAGGGTCAGTTCTCCAAAGTATTTACAACCTGGGTTAACTTTCTCTATCACGAGCTTCCAATCATGTTCCCTTTTCCATCCAGAGAGCTCATTAGAGAAAATCTACCAGATTCTTTCAAACCATATCCCTCAACTAGAATCATCTTAGATTGCACAGAAGTATTTGTCGAAGTGCCATCAGCAATGCTAGCACAATCGGAGACGTGGTCTAACTACAAACATCACAATACGTACAAAGTACTTGTAGGTGTAAGTCCCAACGGAGTTGTCACGTTTGTATCGGAACTATGGGGTGGTAGAGTTTCTGACAAAATGATTACCAAAGAAAGTGGGGTGTTGGACTTGCTGGAGTCTGGGGACAATGTTATGGCAGACAGGGGCTTCGAGATTGCTGACATTCTTCCTGCTGGAGTAGCTCTGAATATTCCGCCATTCAAGGGAAATAGGAAGCAGCTTTCAGCAAAGGAAGTGGACGACACTATGAATATTGCTGCTGTTCGAATCCATGTTGAGCGTGCAATAGGCAGGATTAAGAACTACCATATTTTAGATGGAGTGTTGCCATTAAGTTTGAAGCATATTAGTAGCCAGATGTTTTTGGTTGTAGCATACTTGACCAATTTCTTACCACCATTAGTGCCCCCTGGAAAATCTTAATTTGCATTTACAAACAGGATTGGAATTTAGATGTTGAATTTGCTTGATATTACCAGATAATGTCCTGTAAACTGTAAAGTATCTTGAACTTACAAATATCTGGAAGTTATAAATTGTATAGTTTATGATGTTAATAACTATTTTGTATTCTCTTTTTGTGCATgttaagaagaaaaaagaataCAAATTCAGTTGCCAAGGcaaattatatatgtttaactATATGGGTTTCCTGTTCCAACATTTTCAGAGCATTTAAGTAAATAGGCAAAATAATCTAATATCATGAATGATTATATATGCATTGCTATATATTGTGCTGATTCATTGAATTTGTCAGAAACAGAAATGCTTTTCTTATCTCAATTTAATAATCAATGATACAGGTATTTGTATGGTTATTGGTTAACGATGGATTgaaagtacatttatatatgtatatattgtaggcAATTTCAAAAGTAATTTTTTGCAagtcatttaaacatttcaaccTTTTCATGGTTATGATTCTGAACTTGGATTGtgattgttttatttacaaagttATTCACTCTAGTGATTTAGATAATACTGTGGCACTTTTACACTAATGTGTTTTAAACATTATCCTTTATAGAAATAGATTTGcctaaaaaaataatagattgtaattttttttaaaccaatcagTGTTAGAACCAATTATGAATAGACGAATGACATTGAACGGATACCCACCACTAATTTCtgcttgatatatatttctatgtgaTGAGATAGCAGGGGTCGATTCATACAAGAGTTAAAACCAAAAAGTTCAATATGATCATGATAGTTAATAGCTAGTGACTTGCTTTCAAATTATTCCAATTTGGGTGAAGGGTTAAACCTCTCTGGACTCTCCGTGTTAATAACTCGGGAATAAATGCCCACTTGTAAAAGAAATCTAGTGATGGGAGGTATGTTCTGTACCATTTTTCCTCATCAAATTCAATTCTTTCAGTAAAAATGTCCTGTTCAGgtccaaaccaaaccacaaaATCAACAAACTCCATTTTTGTCACAAATAGCTGGCCCTGGATTTGAATATAGtaattatgatttgttttcaGTTTGATCTTTCCAGATTCATCTTCTTCTAAAtagaatgtttttgttttgcaagCCTCTTTAGCAGACTTACCACGTTGACTAAGAGGGCACTTGCATTCCAGTCCTCCATAGGTTCCTTTGCTACCGATGACTATTCCATCAAGACTTGCACCATAACCAGGTCTCTCTTTTGACATAAAGATGCCAGACTTTTGAACCTTAACATGTTCTTTTTCATCACAAATTAGTTTAATGTACATAGCGATTGCATCTTCTTCATGATCTTTTCCATATTGAAGATATTTTGAGGACGGATTATCATACAACATAGATTTTAGCAGTCCATTAGGattttttgaacattttacaATCCTTCCGAAGTTTGATGCGGTCATTTTACATTCATGTAGTTCTTTCCATAGATCATTTTCTGCCTGTAGTTTTGTATGGATTTCAATATCATTGATAAGTTCATGTgtaattgtttcattttctaCAATATGTGTTACATATCTGGCTACAAAATCTTCATCTATTGcaacatcatcagatatattaTAGTTTTCTTTAACGACAGAAATGTTAGACATAATATTAGGTAACACATCAACTTCATTGTTACAAAGGTCCTGCTCAGTTTCAATAGACACATCCTCGACAACATCTAAACTTTCAATAGAGTCAACAAAATCAACTTCTTCAGACACATGCATACTGGTATGTAATTCAGCCGGTTCTTTGTGAAATAGAAAGTACCCGGAAGATGGAGCACACTCTGTAATGTTTTTGTACAAAATGTCTAGGTCATTAACATCAGCTGTGCAGTGTTGTGGAGCCCTTGGGTCGAATATGCTACTTTGGTTATATACTTTCTTGGATGAATCTATTCCAAActgtattttttcaatattgatgttttttacaGGTTTAGGAGGTACAGACAAATTTCTTGGAACTA includes:
- the LOC117318541 gene encoding uncharacterized protein LOC117318541; protein product: MLTVNTGTQTEWFDSGDHRYSADMCGGVSTNIQALDDEVNILKAKLEESNLVIEQLSIQLSEFEINQFSYEKIKEDSKAMQFYTGFQNKGIFESVFLYLEKKAEKLQYWRGQSEVSETKLYQSKGSKPGQKRKLSLKEEFFIVLLRLKVGLFVRDISERFNISQGQFSKVFTTWVNFLYHELPIMFPFPSRELIRENLPDSFKPYPSTRIILDCTEVFVEVPSAMLAQSETWSNYKHHNTYKVLVGVSPNGVVTFVSELWGGRVSDKMITKESGVLDLLESGDNVMADRGFEIADILPAGVALNIPPFKGNRKQLSAKEVDDTMNIAAVRIHVERAIGRIKNYHILDGVLPLSLKHISSQMFLVVAYLTNFLPPLVPPGKS